The proteins below come from a single Loxodonta africana isolate mLoxAfr1 chromosome 20, mLoxAfr1.hap2, whole genome shotgun sequence genomic window:
- the KLHDC8A gene encoding kelch domain-containing protein 8A, with amino-acid sequence MEVPSVKDFQWKRLAPLPSRRVYCSLLETGGQIYAIGGCDDNGVPMDCFEVYSPEADQWTALPPLPTARAGVAVTALGKRIMVIGGVGTSQLPLKVVEMYNIDEGKWKKRSGLREAAMGISVTAKDYRVYAAGGMGLDLRPHNHLQHYDMLKDMWVSLAPMPTPRYAATSFLRGSKIYVLGGRQSKYAVNAFEVFDIETRSWTKFPNIPCKRAFSSFVTLDNRLYSLGGLRQGRLYRQPKFLRTMDVFDMEQGGWLKMERSFFLKKRRADFVAGSLSGRVIVAGGLGNQPTVLETAEAFHPGKNKWETLPAMPTPRCACSSIVLKNCLLAVGGVNQGLSNAVEALCVSDA; translated from the exons ATGGAGGTGCCGAGCGTCAAGGACTTCCAGTGGAAGCGCCTGGCGCCACTGCCCAGCCGCCGGGTCTACTGCTCCCTGCTGGAGACCGGGGGGCAGATCTATGCTATCGGGGGCTGTGACGACAATGGCGTCCCCATGGACTGCTTCGAGGTCTACTCCCCTGAGGCCGACCAGTGGACCGCTCTGCCGCCCTTACCCACGGCCCGGGCCGGGGTGGCTGTCACCGCCCTGGGGAAGCGGATTATGGTAATCGGGGGTGTGGGCACCAGTCAGCTGCCCCTGAAGGTCGTGGAGATGTACAACATCGATGAGGGCAAGTGGAAGAAGAGGAGCGGGCTGCGCGAGGCAGCCATGGGCATTTCTGTCACGGCCAAAG ATTACCGAGTGTATGCAGCAGGCGGGATGGGCTTGGATCTCCGGCCCCACAACCACCTCCAACACTATGACATGCTCAAGGACATGTGGGTATCCCTAGCGCCCATGCCCACCCCGAGATATGCTGCCACCTCCTTCCTCCGAGGCTCCAAGATCTATGTGCTGG GGGGACGACAGTCCAAGTATGCAGTCAATGCCTTCGAGGTCTTTGACATCGAGACTCGTTCCTGGACCAAGTTTCCCAACATTCCCTGCAAGCGGGCCTTCTCCAGCTTTGTGACCCTAGACAACCGCTTGTACAGCCTGGGAGGCCTGCGGCAGGGCCGGCTCTACCGGCAGCCCAAGTTCCTGCGGACGATGGACGTGTTTGACATGGAGCAGG GGGGATGGCTAAAGATGGAACGCTCCTTCTTCCTCAAGAAGCGGCGGGCAGACTTTGTGGCTGGCTCTCTGAGTGGACGGGTCATAGTGGCCGGAGGACTTG GGAACCAGCCCACGGTCCTGGAGACAGCAGAGGCATTCCACCCAGGGAAGAACAAATGGGAGACCCTCCCTGCCATGCCCACGCCCCGCTGTGCCTGCTCCAGCATTGTCCTCAAGAACTGTCTCCTGGCTGTTGGGGGTGTCAACCAGGGTCTGAGCAATGCAGTGGAAGCCCTGTGTGTCTCTGACGCCTAG